The Methanoregula boonei 6A8 genome has a window encoding:
- a CDS encoding phosphate ABC transporter substrate-binding protein, with amino-acid sequence MKANRSSYLLVTACLLALLIASLIVAGCTSNGSTNSATVSPAATAAPTAAPATAAATAAATAAATQSSNTTASSGQTLTLTGSTTVLPIAQAVADAYMQNNPNVNIQVSGGGSGVGVQAIINKKVDIGMSSAAVSAAQQAQDPQMNIITIAHDGIAIIVNPANTIQDISLDQVKAIYNGSVTSWTSVPGAGVPNSNNQIVLVGRDSSSGTRTYFDQFVMLNTNDSLSMHEDNSNGAVLQEVAQTPGAIGYISIGYLTSDVKAVPILTTNGHVIAPSVATVKDKTYPIHRDLYMITNGQPTGLAKDYLDFLLSTQGQQIVVAQGYVALP; translated from the coding sequence ATGAAAGCCAATCGGAGTTCATATCTCTTGGTGACAGCATGCCTCTTGGCATTGCTCATTGCATCGCTTATCGTTGCCGGATGTACCAGCAACGGATCAACAAACTCTGCCACGGTATCACCGGCGGCAACTGCCGCGCCCACTGCGGCCCCGGCAACGGCTGCTGCCACAGCAGCGGCAACCGCAGCAGCAACCCAGAGCTCAAACACCACTGCTTCTTCCGGCCAGACGCTTACCCTGACAGGTTCGACCACCGTTCTGCCCATTGCTCAGGCTGTTGCTGATGCTTACATGCAGAACAACCCTAACGTAAACATTCAGGTTTCCGGCGGAGGATCCGGTGTCGGCGTCCAGGCTATCATTAACAAGAAAGTAGATATCGGGATGAGCTCAGCTGCGGTCTCTGCAGCACAGCAGGCACAAGACCCTCAGATGAATATCATTACGATTGCCCACGATGGCATTGCAATCATTGTGAACCCTGCAAACACCATCCAGGACATCTCTCTTGACCAGGTCAAGGCCATCTACAATGGCAGCGTCACTTCTTGGACTTCCGTCCCTGGCGCCGGTGTGCCCAACTCCAACAACCAGATCGTGCTTGTCGGCCGTGACAGTTCCTCGGGAACCCGTACCTACTTTGACCAGTTCGTTATGCTGAATACCAACGACTCCCTGTCCATGCATGAGGATAACTCCAACGGAGCAGTCCTTCAGGAAGTTGCCCAGACCCCGGGTGCTATCGGGTACATCTCCATCGGCTACCTCACGTCCGATGTCAAGGCAGTCCCGATCTTAACCACAAACGGCCATGTCATCGCCCCGAGCGTTGCGACCGTCAAGGACAAGACCTACCCGATCCACCGCGATCTCTACATGATCACTAACGGACAGCCCACGGGTCTTGCGAAGGATTACCTCGACTTCCTCCTCAGCACACAGGGCCAGCAGATCGTTGTTGCACAAGGGTACGTCGCCCTTCCCTGA
- a CDS encoding DUF4352 domain-containing protein yields MLLVVFIVLVLVIVPAIEYSMAGGHVLSTALGAITATPTPLPQYPLNQPVRIGDLQVTVTDARAGETQFNGNRFYTVTLTFQNYNASDTYTIAAADFALTDGKGIYYTPSGGIQSKPSYDLSPDTTGIASVVYIVPQNSDKMQLLYTFPSATAAAPDKGRTQVAFIL; encoded by the coding sequence GTGCTCCTGGTCGTTTTTATAGTTCTCGTCCTTGTGATCGTCCCGGCCATTGAATATTCCATGGCCGGCGGGCACGTACTCTCAACCGCTCTCGGTGCTATTACTGCCACACCAACACCATTACCTCAGTACCCTCTCAACCAGCCTGTGCGGATAGGGGATCTCCAGGTCACGGTCACCGACGCCCGAGCCGGAGAGACCCAGTTCAACGGAAACCGGTTCTATACTGTCACCCTCACTTTCCAGAACTATAACGCATCCGACACCTATACCATTGCGGCAGCTGATTTTGCCCTAACCGATGGCAAGGGCATCTATTACACTCCTTCCGGGGGAATTCAGTCCAAACCTTCGTACGATCTGTCTCCTGATACCACCGGCATTGCAAGCGTGGTGTACATCGTTCCCCAGAACTCCGACAAGATGCAATTGCTGTACACATTCCCTTCTGCAACAGCAGCAGCACCCGACAAAGGACGTACCCAGGTTGCGTTTATCCTGTAA
- the pstA gene encoding phosphate ABC transporter permease PstA, protein MKERFVRSVFFVTAFFAVIVVAFILLFLLRDGYSIFETVGPLNFLFGTIWAPGAYVPSYGIAALIIGTLLVTLGAMVFAVPLSLGCAIYISELASPRIKNILKPATELLAGIPSVVYGFFGMIVLSNFIRVTFNISSGQTWLAGSILLGIMALPTIISVSEDAISSVPREYREGSLATGATRWQTISKVIVPAALSGIAAAIILGIGRAIGETMAVIMVTGNAAIIPSPIWNVLSSVRTLTGTLGIEMGDVAIGSEHYHALFGVAVVLLLITLIINISAVAILSHLGKSAGRAKRPWLDIPALAPVREKLHPYSQKILLAFIALLFLAIGLWEVSIVIVLAAGAWHYGRERFSRRSIERVAFGCVIAAAMAVLAILAIILGYIIINGLPAISWQFLTQSPTDLGRGGGIFPAIVGTLYLVAGAILIALPLGVGAAIYLIEYTREGRITKLIRTGVDLLNGTPSIVFGLFGFAFLVLFLNVGVSLIAGMITLALMVLPTVIRTTEEALKNVPQSLREGSLALGATKWQTIKNVVIPPAVPGIVTGAILSIGRAAGETAPIMFTAVVFSTRFLPTSLFQPVMALPYHLFILSTNVPGSSTNKYGTALVLLMLVVTFYAVAILIRNHYAKKARG, encoded by the coding sequence ATCAAGGAGCGGTTCGTCAGATCCGTATTCTTCGTCACAGCATTCTTTGCAGTCATTGTCGTAGCATTCATCCTGCTCTTCTTGCTCCGGGACGGCTATTCGATCTTCGAGACCGTGGGACCACTCAACTTCCTCTTCGGGACGATCTGGGCCCCGGGCGCGTATGTGCCCAGTTACGGGATTGCCGCACTCATCATCGGTACGCTCCTTGTTACACTGGGTGCTATGGTCTTTGCCGTTCCGCTTTCCCTGGGCTGTGCCATTTACATCTCTGAACTCGCCTCTCCCCGGATAAAGAATATCCTAAAACCGGCCACTGAACTTCTCGCAGGCATCCCGTCAGTCGTGTATGGGTTCTTCGGCATGATCGTATTAAGCAACTTCATTCGCGTTACCTTCAACATCTCCAGCGGGCAGACCTGGCTTGCCGGGTCGATCCTTCTGGGCATCATGGCGCTCCCCACGATCATCAGCGTTTCCGAAGACGCAATCAGCTCCGTTCCCCGGGAGTACCGCGAGGGGTCGCTTGCAACCGGAGCAACACGCTGGCAGACCATCAGCAAAGTGATCGTCCCGGCAGCACTCTCGGGGATAGCGGCAGCAATCATCCTTGGGATCGGGCGTGCCATCGGCGAGACCATGGCCGTGATCATGGTCACCGGGAACGCCGCCATCATCCCCAGTCCCATATGGAACGTGCTCTCATCAGTCCGCACCCTTACCGGGACACTTGGGATCGAAATGGGTGATGTAGCCATCGGAAGCGAGCACTACCATGCACTCTTCGGCGTGGCTGTCGTGCTCCTCCTTATTACACTCATTATCAATATAAGTGCGGTGGCCATCCTCTCCCACCTTGGGAAATCGGCAGGCCGGGCGAAACGCCCGTGGCTCGACATCCCCGCTCTTGCACCGGTGAGGGAAAAACTCCACCCGTACTCCCAAAAGATTCTTCTTGCCTTCATCGCGCTCCTGTTCCTTGCTATCGGTCTCTGGGAAGTATCAATCGTCATTGTCCTTGCTGCAGGGGCCTGGCACTATGGCCGTGAGCGGTTCTCACGGCGCTCCATTGAACGGGTAGCATTCGGATGCGTCATCGCCGCGGCAATGGCAGTCCTTGCCATCCTCGCGATCATCCTTGGGTACATTATTATAAACGGCTTGCCGGCCATATCGTGGCAGTTCCTGACACAGAGCCCTACGGACCTGGGCAGGGGTGGCGGGATCTTCCCGGCGATTGTAGGTACCCTCTATCTTGTGGCAGGCGCCATCCTGATCGCCCTTCCCCTTGGGGTTGGGGCCGCAATTTACCTGATCGAATACACCCGGGAAGGAAGGATCACCAAGCTGATCCGGACCGGGGTTGATCTCCTCAATGGGACGCCCTCGATCGTCTTTGGTCTTTTTGGCTTTGCATTCCTGGTTCTCTTCCTCAATGTAGGCGTATCACTTATCGCCGGCATGATTACACTGGCGTTGATGGTGCTCCCGACCGTGATCCGAACGACGGAAGAAGCCCTCAAGAACGTCCCGCAGTCCCTAAGGGAAGGAAGCCTTGCGCTCGGCGCCACGAAATGGCAGACGATCAAAAACGTGGTCATCCCACCCGCAGTTCCCGGGATTGTGACCGGAGCGATCCTATCGATCGGCCGGGCCGCCGGGGAGACAGCGCCGATCATGTTCACCGCGGTCGTCTTTTCGACCCGGTTTTTACCGACATCGCTTTTCCAGCCGGTGATGGCGCTGCCCTACCATCTCTTCATCTTGTCGACCAATGTACCCGGCTCTTCGACCAACAAGTACGGGACGGCGCTTGTTCTCCTGATGCTGGTCGTGACATTCTATGCAGTCGCTATCCTGATCCGGAACCATTATGCAAAAAAGGCACGGGGATAA
- a CDS encoding YkgJ family cysteine cluster protein, producing MVLFVCDHCGKCCTSLGRYIRIERQLSDMDYYCRNTITGEISPVHVAPEFAEEIDEDFTTGSAGSRPGCIFLRRNPHGPGQVCAIYSTRPQICREFRCYHMIIYNSKGEPAGRMVGRADIQTADPVLTTIWNDEVKPLPCPATHCGDPTWVNSVCAILAGHGYRGETVKGGYA from the coding sequence ATGGTCTTGTTTGTCTGTGATCACTGCGGGAAGTGCTGTACCAGCCTTGGCAGATATATCCGGATTGAGCGGCAGCTTTCAGACATGGACTATTATTGCAGGAACACGATCACGGGGGAGATCTCTCCCGTTCATGTGGCGCCGGAGTTCGCGGAGGAGATTGATGAGGACTTCACCACGGGTTCCGCCGGCTCCCGCCCGGGTTGCATCTTCCTGCGCCGCAATCCACATGGCCCCGGGCAGGTCTGTGCAATCTATTCCACCCGGCCCCAGATATGCCGGGAGTTCCGGTGCTATCATATGATTATCTACAATTCGAAGGGTGAGCCAGCAGGCCGGATGGTCGGGCGGGCGGATATCCAGACTGCTGATCCTGTGCTCACCACGATATGGAATGATGAGGTTAAACCCTTGCCCTGCCCGGCAACACACTGTGGCGATCCCACGTGGGTAAATAGTGTTTGTGCGATTCTTGCCGGACACGGGTACCGGGGGGAGACGGTTAAGGGTGGATATGCGTGA
- the phoU gene encoding phosphate signaling complex protein PhoU, which yields MTDKFHTELKDLKKGVSGMARYAFSMLQDSQEAFINQDAALAATVLDRKDALREKTVELEEICYQLIALNQPVAKDMRTIVCSLKMIAASERIGRYGKSTAKIVKEISGKPHIANMMSIPLMSEYVLAMIDDAITTYETENVKKLEGFSARDDAIDALRHSIFREAITYMMENPKTITQATYYIIIARYLERCADHACKMAENVQYMETGERIEIK from the coding sequence ATGACAGACAAATTCCACACGGAACTCAAAGATCTCAAAAAAGGGGTCTCGGGAATGGCCCGCTACGCCTTCTCGATGCTTCAGGACTCGCAGGAGGCATTCATCAACCAGGACGCCGCGCTTGCCGCCACGGTGCTCGACCGCAAAGACGCTCTCCGGGAGAAGACCGTGGAACTCGAGGAGATCTGCTATCAACTCATTGCCTTAAACCAGCCGGTGGCAAAGGACATGCGGACGATCGTCTGCTCGTTAAAGATGATCGCAGCATCGGAACGGATCGGGAGATACGGCAAGTCAACCGCTAAAATCGTAAAAGAGATCTCCGGCAAGCCCCATATTGCCAACATGATGAGCATCCCGCTCATGTCGGAATACGTGCTTGCAATGATCGACGATGCGATCACTACCTACGAAACCGAAAACGTAAAAAAACTCGAGGGATTCTCCGCACGGGACGATGCAATCGACGCTCTGCGCCACTCCATCTTCCGTGAGGCTATCACCTACATGATGGAAAACCCCAAAACCATCACCCAGGCCACATACTATATCATCATTGCCCGGTACCTGGAGCGCTGTGCTGACCATGCCTGCAAGATGGCAGAAAATGTCCAGTACATGGAAACCGGCGAACGGATCGAAATCAAATGA
- a CDS encoding PINc/VapC family ATPase, whose translation MILVPDTSVLIDGRITSMIKAGEYKGATIIVPEAVIAELEAQANNGREIGFSGLGELQSLCRMAEEKTIELKFSGIRPTLEQVKLASGGEIDAMIRSIAIENAARFITSDNVQAEVARAKGLDVIYLKPQITDFVPLGIDQFFDEHTIAVYLKERVPPSAKKGTINDMKLVKIRDQPVSEYELRNLAQEILERAKRDPDGFIEVEKRGITVVQIGSMRIAIARRPFSDGMEITAVRPIVDVTLDNYAKAEVIKKRIISDRRGLIIAGSPGAGKTTLAQSIAIFLSDNGYVVKTMEAPRELQVPDQITQYTTLDGSMSNTADVLLLVRPDFVIFDELRKNEDFSVFADMRLAGLGMVGVIHANSVQDALQRFSDREDFSVLSQILNTIVFLEKGVVTKIYEVGFTIKVPEGMGSEMHIRPVTTVTDLETGSLVLDIFRYDGQTIVMPVVPGVPAAPAAPTAKAATVQNAQPIPPVSRPGSSLASIPDATPRAPQAEDRPGWKVNEKEIQREIGRYTDGEVEVEMISDTKAVVYIDDKDVPAAIGKGGKNVSAIVNKIGIGIDIKPRSDLERQHTQQASAKPEGEISLGGGIKIQTDKKQLVIIAPDQSGKIVDVFAGKEYLFTATVNETGEISLAKNSSIAQEMLRRYQNSETIRLRPV comes from the coding sequence ATGATACTGGTACCAGATACAAGCGTCCTCATTGACGGGCGCATAACCTCAATGATAAAGGCCGGTGAATACAAGGGAGCAACAATAATCGTCCCTGAGGCGGTCATTGCCGAGCTTGAAGCCCAGGCAAATAACGGGCGCGAGATCGGGTTCTCGGGCTTGGGCGAACTCCAGTCCCTCTGCAGGATGGCCGAGGAAAAAACCATCGAACTCAAGTTCTCCGGCATCCGCCCCACGCTCGAACAGGTAAAGCTTGCAAGCGGTGGGGAGATCGACGCGATGATACGAAGCATCGCGATTGAGAACGCTGCACGGTTCATCACCAGCGACAACGTGCAGGCCGAAGTGGCACGTGCAAAAGGGCTCGATGTCATCTACTTAAAACCCCAAATTACCGATTTTGTCCCGCTCGGGATAGACCAGTTCTTTGATGAGCATACAATAGCCGTATACCTCAAGGAACGGGTTCCCCCAAGCGCAAAGAAGGGCACCATAAACGATATGAAGCTGGTCAAAATCCGCGATCAGCCGGTAAGCGAGTACGAGCTCCGGAACCTCGCCCAGGAAATCCTCGAACGGGCAAAACGGGATCCCGACGGGTTTATCGAAGTCGAGAAGCGCGGGATTACCGTTGTCCAGATCGGGTCCATGCGCATCGCGATCGCACGTCGTCCCTTCTCGGACGGTATGGAGATAACCGCAGTCCGCCCCATCGTGGACGTAACCCTGGACAACTACGCGAAAGCCGAGGTCATCAAGAAGAGGATTATTTCGGACCGCCGGGGCCTCATTATCGCTGGTTCTCCCGGCGCAGGAAAGACCACGCTTGCCCAGAGCATTGCCATCTTCCTGTCTGACAACGGCTACGTGGTCAAGACTATGGAAGCACCCCGCGAGCTCCAGGTGCCCGACCAGATCACGCAGTACACCACCCTTGACGGGAGCATGTCCAACACTGCCGATGTCCTCCTCCTTGTCCGTCCGGACTTTGTCATCTTCGACGAGCTGCGCAAGAACGAGGACTTTTCGGTCTTTGCCGACATGCGGCTTGCGGGACTGGGCATGGTTGGCGTGATCCACGCAAACAGCGTCCAGGACGCGCTCCAGCGCTTCTCTGATCGCGAGGACTTCTCCGTCCTCTCGCAGATCCTCAACACGATTGTCTTTTTGGAAAAGGGCGTGGTTACAAAAATCTACGAGGTAGGGTTTACCATCAAGGTGCCCGAGGGCATGGGAAGCGAGATGCACATCCGGCCGGTTACCACAGTTACTGATCTTGAGACCGGCAGCCTCGTGCTCGATATTTTCCGGTACGATGGCCAGACGATAGTGATGCCGGTCGTCCCCGGCGTCCCGGCTGCTCCCGCTGCGCCGACGGCAAAAGCAGCCACGGTCCAGAACGCCCAGCCAATTCCTCCGGTCAGCAGACCCGGGAGTTCCCTAGCCTCCATTCCCGACGCAACCCCCCGGGCACCGCAGGCCGAAGATCGACCCGGCTGGAAGGTTAACGAGAAGGAGATCCAGCGCGAGATCGGACGGTACACTGACGGTGAGGTAGAAGTTGAGATGATCAGCGACACCAAGGCCGTAGTTTACATTGACGATAAGGATGTTCCGGCAGCGATCGGCAAGGGTGGCAAGAATGTGTCTGCCATCGTAAACAAGATCGGAATCGGGATCGACATCAAGCCCCGCTCCGACCTTGAACGCCAGCACACCCAGCAGGCATCTGCAAAACCCGAGGGTGAGATCTCACTGGGCGGTGGGATCAAGATCCAGACCGACAAGAAGCAGCTGGTGATCATCGCCCCGGACCAGAGCGGCAAGATCGTTGACGTCTTTGCCGGCAAGGAGTACCTTTTCACCGCCACAGTAAACGAGACCGGCGAGATCAGCCTTGCCAAGAACTCAAGCATCGCGCAGGAGATGCTCCGGCGCTATCAGAATAGCGAGACCATCAGGCTGCGGCCGGTCTGA
- the leuS gene encoding leucine--tRNA ligase codes for MSEFDLGTFEKEAHERWARAFESNPSDREKFYITVAFPYPSGAMHVGHGRTYIAPDVIARFWRMRGKQVLFPMAFHVTGAPVVGISKRIARNDPKTIHLYRDLYKVPQNVLAEFTDPLTIVKHFAAEYQRVMTSCGLSIDWRRRFITVDPTYSKFVEWQWKHLYEAGHVMKGVHPVRYCTVDENPVGDHDLLEGDKAEVIKFTLVMFHYGDALIPTATLRPETIHGVTNLWANPNVTYVRAIIDGKPWIVSKEAAEKLSLQDHTVEIENEIPGKDLIDKTVTHPLCGTVPILPADFVDPDMATGMVMSVPAHAPFDYIALRDLQQQGKYTTIKPVPLIKVEGYGEVPAQDAVERAGIKHQMDSRMDTLTQEIYSAEFSKGKLFEKYGGKPVRVARDEVAQEMCEKYGSVVMYEFDTRPVICRCGNKVRVKILHDQWFLKYSDPVWKEQAGTHINDMALVPPEVRAEFDRTVGWLKDWACTRRVGLGTRFPWDPAQLIEPLSDSTVYMAYYTIAHKIRELDPKLLTPAVFDYIFLGKKSPDLPEKKKLDAMREEFLYWYPYDYRFSAKDLISNHLTFQIFHHVTIFPKDKLPKGMVVFGMGLLNGAKMSSSKGNVFLLEDAVSEFGADTVRMFLTGSAEPWQDFDWRNELVLSTKKQIERVYSTIMEIKDTGGEPQDIDRWLISRLQEHIAKATAALENFQTRQALQEASFGIETDMKWYRRRLPANCDGSRELANLCSAWTRLLSPFIPFTAEHLWKELGNKDLVSFAEWPVADEKLVNTRIELAEELLARTVEDIESIKKLIQITPKSLSIVLAPAWKHEVFKTIAKSSDRNTVLKEIMKDESMKRRGKEATDAAKQCTTLIHRLPPHVVTSLAQESINERAVFEAAQAFLEHELGVPVHIMDAESSGHAKGATALPFKPAIVIE; via the coding sequence TTGAGCGAATTTGATCTGGGCACATTCGAGAAGGAAGCACACGAGCGGTGGGCGCGGGCGTTCGAGTCCAACCCCTCGGACCGCGAGAAGTTTTACATAACGGTCGCATTCCCGTACCCGAGCGGCGCAATGCACGTCGGTCATGGGCGTACCTATATCGCTCCCGATGTTATCGCACGGTTCTGGCGGATGCGGGGAAAACAGGTGCTCTTCCCCATGGCATTCCACGTCACGGGCGCACCGGTAGTCGGGATCTCGAAAAGGATTGCACGAAACGACCCAAAGACAATCCATCTGTACCGCGACCTCTATAAAGTCCCGCAAAACGTGCTCGCGGAGTTTACCGACCCGCTGACCATTGTCAAGCACTTTGCGGCAGAGTACCAGCGCGTGATGACCTCCTGCGGCCTTTCGATAGACTGGCGCCGGCGCTTCATCACGGTCGACCCGACCTACAGCAAATTCGTCGAGTGGCAGTGGAAGCACCTGTACGAGGCCGGCCACGTAATGAAAGGGGTCCACCCGGTCCGGTACTGCACAGTGGATGAGAATCCGGTCGGGGACCACGACCTGCTCGAAGGGGACAAGGCAGAGGTGATCAAATTCACGCTCGTCATGTTCCACTATGGCGATGCCCTCATCCCCACCGCCACCCTCCGCCCCGAGACCATCCACGGGGTCACCAACCTCTGGGCCAACCCGAACGTGACCTACGTCCGTGCAATCATCGATGGCAAACCGTGGATTGTCTCAAAAGAAGCAGCAGAAAAACTCTCACTTCAGGACCACACCGTCGAGATCGAGAATGAGATTCCCGGAAAGGATCTCATCGACAAGACCGTCACCCACCCTCTCTGCGGCACGGTTCCGATCCTCCCGGCCGATTTCGTGGATCCCGACATGGCAACCGGTATGGTCATGAGCGTTCCCGCCCATGCACCATTTGACTATATCGCGCTCCGCGACCTCCAGCAGCAGGGCAAATACACCACGATCAAGCCGGTCCCGCTGATCAAAGTCGAGGGTTACGGTGAAGTCCCTGCCCAGGATGCAGTTGAGCGGGCAGGGATCAAACACCAGATGGACAGCCGGATGGATACCCTCACTCAGGAGATCTATTCTGCGGAATTTTCGAAGGGAAAACTTTTCGAGAAATACGGCGGAAAGCCGGTCCGGGTGGCTCGCGACGAGGTCGCTCAGGAGATGTGCGAAAAGTACGGCTCGGTCGTGATGTACGAGTTCGATACCCGCCCCGTGATCTGCCGGTGCGGCAACAAAGTCAGGGTCAAGATCCTCCACGATCAGTGGTTCCTGAAGTACAGCGATCCCGTATGGAAGGAGCAGGCGGGTACCCATATCAACGATATGGCGCTTGTCCCACCCGAGGTCAGGGCCGAGTTTGACCGTACTGTCGGCTGGCTCAAGGACTGGGCCTGCACCCGGCGCGTTGGCCTTGGTACCCGGTTCCCGTGGGACCCGGCCCAGCTGATCGAGCCACTCTCCGATTCAACCGTGTACATGGCATACTACACGATCGCCCACAAGATCCGTGAGCTCGATCCCAAACTTCTTACCCCGGCGGTCTTTGATTACATCTTCCTCGGGAAGAAGTCCCCCGACCTTCCCGAGAAGAAAAAACTGGACGCGATGAGGGAGGAATTCCTGTACTGGTACCCGTACGACTACCGGTTCTCGGCAAAGGACCTCATCAGCAACCACCTCACCTTCCAGATTTTCCATCATGTGACCATCTTCCCCAAGGACAAGCTCCCCAAAGGCATGGTGGTCTTCGGCATGGGCCTGTTGAATGGTGCGAAGATGTCATCCTCGAAGGGGAATGTCTTCTTGCTCGAAGATGCCGTAAGCGAGTTCGGGGCCGACACGGTCAGGATGTTTTTGACCGGCAGTGCCGAACCCTGGCAGGATTTCGACTGGAGAAACGAGCTCGTTCTCTCCACCAAAAAGCAAATCGAACGGGTCTACTCTACGATCATGGAGATCAAGGACACCGGTGGCGAGCCCCAGGACATCGATCGCTGGCTGATCAGCCGGCTCCAGGAGCACATTGCAAAAGCAACAGCGGCCCTTGAGAACTTCCAGACCCGGCAGGCGCTCCAGGAAGCATCATTCGGCATCGAGACCGACATGAAATGGTACCGCCGCCGGCTGCCCGCGAATTGCGATGGCAGCAGGGAACTGGCCAACCTCTGTTCGGCCTGGACACGGCTCCTTTCACCCTTTATCCCGTTCACTGCCGAGCACCTATGGAAAGAGTTGGGCAACAAGGATCTTGTCTCCTTTGCTGAATGGCCGGTCGCAGATGAAAAACTGGTCAACACAAGAATCGAGCTCGCAGAAGAGCTCCTTGCCCGGACCGTGGAGGACATTGAGTCGATCAAAAAACTCATCCAGATCACACCCAAGTCCCTCAGTATCGTGCTCGCACCTGCATGGAAGCATGAGGTTTTTAAGACCATCGCAAAGTCCAGCGACCGCAACACCGTGCTCAAGGAGATCATGAAGGACGAGAGCATGAAGAGGCGGGGCAAAGAAGCCACCGACGCTGCAAAACAGTGCACCACACTCATCCACCGCCTGCCCCCGCACGTGGTTACGTCTCTTGCGCAGGAATCAATCAACGAGCGGGCAGTCTTTGAGGCGGCCCAGGCTTTCCTCGAACACGAACTCGGCGTGCCAGTTCACATCATGGATGCGGAGTCAAGCGGTCATGCCAAGGGGGCAACCGCTCTGCCATTCAAGCCGGCAATTGTAATCGAGTAA
- a CDS encoding cupredoxin domain-containing protein has protein sequence MQPRSPVVLMVGVLCVFAALICIAGCAGSPPPSRPSTPLYTPQTTILIGSAGVNPQVLVVDKGVTVTWLNLDMGVHTVTSDASDPDSFTSPPLVNNSRYQFTFTIPGTYGYHCTDNPSIKGTVIVH, from the coding sequence ATGCAGCCCCGATCTCCTGTGGTATTGATGGTCGGCGTTCTTTGTGTGTTTGCTGCACTGATATGTATTGCAGGCTGTGCCGGTTCGCCACCCCCATCCCGCCCGTCAACACCTCTGTATACCCCGCAGACCACAATCCTGATCGGGAGCGCAGGTGTCAATCCCCAGGTTCTGGTGGTGGATAAGGGGGTGACGGTTACCTGGCTCAACCTTGATATGGGTGTCCATACGGTCACCTCCGATGCATCAGATCCCGATTCCTTCACCTCACCGCCCCTGGTAAATAACAGCCGGTACCAGTTCACGTTCACGATCCCGGGGACGTATGGTTACCACTGCACGGATAACCCGTCAATAAAAGGAACGGTAATCGTCCACTGA
- the pstB gene encoding phosphate ABC transporter ATP-binding protein PstB — protein sequence MSDSTVIATKNLNLWYNEKHALQDITMDIEKKKTTALIGPSGCGKSTLLRCFNRMNDLISHVKITGQLLLDEEDMLCNGMDVVALRKRVGMVFQRPNPFPKSIYENVAYGPRVHGINDRKELDTIVEKSLRHAALWDEVRDRLNDSALGLSGGQQQRLCIARTLAVEPEVILMDEPCSALDPIATAKIENLIEMLKEYYTVIIVTHNMQQAARVSDYTGFMYLGKLIEFDKTTTIFEHPNEDLTENYITGRFG from the coding sequence ATGTCCGATTCAACTGTTATTGCAACCAAAAACCTCAACCTCTGGTATAACGAGAAACACGCTCTCCAGGATATCACCATGGATATTGAAAAGAAGAAGACCACCGCGCTGATCGGACCCTCCGGGTGCGGGAAGTCCACGCTGCTCCGGTGCTTTAACCGGATGAACGATCTCATCAGCCACGTGAAGATCACCGGGCAACTCCTCCTCGATGAAGAGGATATGCTCTGCAACGGCATGGACGTAGTGGCCTTACGGAAACGGGTCGGCATGGTCTTCCAGCGCCCCAACCCCTTCCCCAAGTCCATCTACGAGAACGTTGCCTACGGCCCCCGGGTCCACGGGATCAACGACCGTAAGGAGCTGGACACAATCGTGGAAAAGAGCCTCAGGCACGCCGCGCTCTGGGACGAGGTTCGGGACCGGCTTAACGATTCCGCTCTCGGACTCTCAGGAGGCCAGCAGCAACGGCTCTGCATCGCCCGGACCCTTGCCGTAGAGCCTGAAGTAATCCTGATGGACGAGCCCTGCTCTGCGCTTGACCCGATCGCGACAGCGAAGATCGAGAACCTCATCGAAATGCTCAAAGAATATTATACGGTCATCATTGTCACGCACAACATGCAGCAGGCGGCCCGGGTCAGCGATTATACTGGTTTTATGTACCTGGGCAAGCTCATCGAATTTGACAAGACCACCACCATCTTCGAGCACCCCAATGAGGACCTGACCGAGAACTATATCACCGGCCGGTTCGGGTGA